Genomic segment of Acidobacteriota bacterium:
TCGATCGCCATTACCTTGCCGGTGATGAAGACCTTGCCCATGCCTTCGCGAAGTTTCTTCACCTCATCGGCATCCATCACTGCAACGAAGAGCGCATGAACGGTCTTCTTTGGAGCGTCAAGCTCCCCCATGGCGCCCACTCCGTCTCCCGGCTTGATATCTTCTGCCTTGATCTGCTGGCGGGTTCCCGGCGTGCGCGGTTGGCGTTCCCCGCCGGCTGCGGCAGCTATTCGCTGGTCTTTCATCAGGCGCGTGTTGGCGGAAAGCGCGACGGTGTAGGTCTCCCCGGTATCTGTCTTGATCGTCAGATGGTCGGACGCGGCTGCCGTCACCGTGCCGCGAATCATCTGTCCGCCGCCAAATGCGACGTCACCGCGTTGTGGAAGATCCTGGCCCCGGGCACAGACTCCATACGCGATGGTTGTTGTAACCAATAGTTGCCGTAAAAGCCCTGCCTTCATCCCGTCCTCGTCGATCAATACCCTGTGCACATACAGACGTGCTTCTGTGCGGAAAGACTCTGTGGGTGAGAAACTTATCTGCTGTCTTCCGTCACATTTCCTCAAGCTGGATACACTATCGCCATGGACCTCACTCCCGGAAGATCCCAGACGCCAGCCAAGCATTCGCATGTAGAGTCGCACTTTGAATCCGGCGAGACGGTGCGCGACATCGTGATTGGTCTCTCCGACGGGTTGACCGTGCCCTTTGCCCTCGCAGCCGGCCTTTCCGGCGCCATCGCCTCTTCGCGCATCGTCGTCCTGGCCGGCCTAGCCGAGATCGCGGCCGGCTCGATCGCCATGGGGCTTGGCGGCTATCTCGCCGCCCGCGGAGACGCCGAGCATTACGCATCGGAACGCCTGCGCGAAGAACACGAGATCGTTGAGAAGACCCACGATGAAGAAGAGGAGATCTATGAGATCTTCCAGCAGTACGATGTTCCGCGCGCGAACGCGGCCCCTGTCATCGACGCCCTCAAGGAGAACCCCAGGGCCTGGGTCGACTTCATGATGCGCTTCGAGCTGGGGTTGGAGGAGCCAAGGCCCAATCGCGCTCTCAGCTCAGCGCTTACCATCGCCGGCTCCTATATCGCCGGAGGCATCATTCCTCTATTGCCTTATATGGCTGTCGATAACAATCTTTACGCATTGAAGCTCTCCGCGATCGTCACCCTGGCGGCTCTCGGCATCTTCGGCGCGCTCAAAGGCAGGCTGGTCGGCACTGGCTGGCTTCGCAGCGCGATTCAGACGGTCTGCATCGGAGGAATCGCCGCAACAGCCGCTTACGGGCTTGCCAGGATTCTCAACGGCCATGCAGGTTAATCTCTCGCTATAAGGGAGAAGAAAAAGCAACAGAACCGCTCTCCGGCACATCCCATAGGACACCCCCCGAAAGTAGAGGATGCCAGACATGGTTCCAGCCTCAGTTGAAAGATCGGCTCCGTCTATCCTCGCCCGCTACAAGGCAGTGCGCCGCGCAACCACGGCCCTGTGCAGCCCGCTGACGCCCGAGGACATGATGGTGCAATCCTGTCCCGAGGCAAGTCCGGTCAAGTGGCATCTCGCCCACACCAGTTGGTTCTTCGAGACCTTCGTCCTGACAGAATTTCTCGCAGGCTACACACCCTTCCACCCTGACTTCCGCTGGCTCTTCAACAGCTACTACAACGCGCTCGGCGAAATGCCGGAGAAGAAGCTGCGATCCTCCTTCTCCCGCCCAGCCCTCGACCAAATCCTCGGTTACCGCGCTCACGTCGATGCCGCCATGGAGCGGCTGTTGCAGCATCCCGCGGAAGATGAGGCCGCTCGCAGGATCGCCCTGGGCATGGAGCACGAACAGCAGCACCAGGAGCTGATCGCGACCGACATCAAACACGCGCTCTTCACCAATCCGCTGCATCCGGCCTATATCGAGCGCACCGGGCAAAGCGCTGCGAACACCACCATCGCTCCTCCGCTCGAATGGCTGAGCTACGCGCCCGGTCTCACCCAGATTGGAACCACGCCAGACCCTGCCGCTGCCGATGTCTTCGCCTTCGACAACGAGACCCCCCGCCACCCCGTCTACATCGCTCCGTTTCGGCTCTCGACCCGCCTGGTGACGTGCGCGGAGTATCTCGCCTTTATGGAGCAGAACGGGTACGGCCGTCCGGAGTTGTGGCTCTCCGAGGGCTGGACCACGATGCGCGCGGAAGCCTGGCAGGCGCCGCTTTACTGGTATCGAGATTCTGCAACTGCATCCGGCTGGTCCATCTACACGCTCAATGGTTTCGTTCCGCTGGAAGACCTGAGCGAGAGCCCTGCCTGTCATCTCAGCTTCTTCGAGGCCGATGCCTATGCGCGCTGGGCAGGGCATCGCCTGCCAACGGAGTTTGAATGGGAGTACGCCGCCACCCGGCCCGACGCACCGGAACCTGAGAGAAGGTCAGTCGCCGCCACGCAGGCCAACCTGCTTGAGACCGGCAACCTGCACCCGGCGCCGGCAAGTCCAATGCCCGGTCTTCAGCAGATGTTCGGCGACGTGTGGGAGTGGACCGCGAGTCCTTACACCGGCTATCCGGGATACGCGCCGCTGCCCGGAGCGCTCGGTGAATACAACGGCAAGTTCATGAGCTCGCAGATGGTGCTGCGCGGAGGGTCCTGCGTCACGCCAGCCACGCACATCCGCGCGACGTACCGCAATTTCTTTTCACCGGCCACCCGCTGGCAGTTCTCCGGCCTCCGACTTGCTCACGATGCTTCCGCGGGCTCAAAGAACAACTCATTTTGAACTGGAGATTTTGGCGGTCGCTGTCCACATCATCGCATCTTCCAGCAGCTTGTTCTGCGTATCGCTGGTGAAGATGCGGTCCCCGTGCCCCATGTTCGTATACAGCATCCGGTAGCGCGTATTGGTCCACATCACCGGCAGATCGCCTCCGCGCAGCACATCCTTCATGCCGATGGGGTAGTTCTCCGGCGACAGACTCAGCAGCACCTTGACGTCCTTGTTTTCCCGCGGTGACGGCTTCCAGATGTACCACTCGTTCGCAGGCGAGATAAAACTTGCGGGAAGACTCCGCGTGACTGCGTGCTTTGGATCGTCGACGACCAGCTTCGCCGGCAGCGGGGGCCACTCATTCCCATAGAAGACGCCGCCGCCCAGGAACTGCACAAACCACGGCCACTTCGTTCCCCTGTCGTTATAGGCGGCGATGTGAAAACCGAGCCATCCCCCGCCGTGCTCCATATACTGCTCAAACGCCGCTCGCTGTTGCGGTGTGTGCGGGAAGTCGTCGAGCCAGACCACCAGTTGGTATCCGGCCAGTTTGGCCGGGTTCATGTCGTCCCAGTTCATCGTCGGCTGAAACTCATAGTTCCCGCGCTTCGCGGCATCGGTATAGAACCGGATCGCCTGGTGAGCAAAGTCGACATGGTCGTGCTCGACCGTCTCGGAGTAGAACGCGAGCACATGAAAGACCGGCTGCTGTGCGTGAGCGCACAGACACACAGTCATTGCCGCCAGCATCATCGTCAAAACGCGCCGCATCTCGTTGGCCCCGGCCATCTGCTAGAATCGTCCTTCGTTATAGACAAACGATTTTCTACGAAAACAGGCCGGCATTCAAATGGCGTTTTTAAACAGAACCCACTTGCTGCGACTTTCCCTCGCTCTTCTTTGTGTATCCGGTGCGAGGCTCGCCGCGCAATCCGTCGATCCGCAGCTTGGCCTGATCAATCGCGATGCCTCGGCATACAGTGAAAAGCTGGGAAAACTTTACATCGTCGATCCGGTACGTGACTCAGTTGCCATGATCCCGCGATCGGGCAGTCCACAAACCATCAAGGTCGGTACGCGACCCGACGCAATCGCGGTCAACAACCTTACTCAAATGGTCTACGTCGTCAATCCAGGATCGAAAAGCGTCTCTGTGATCGACGGCGCCAAAGATGAAGTTGTCGCGACCATCGACACGGGAGCACGTTCCTACGCCCTCGCCGTCGACGAATCGGTAAACAAGGTATACGTAGCGAATACCTTCAGCACCATGTTGACCGTGATCGACGGTGCAACTAATACAGCGAGCAATATCAAAACGGGTTCAGCCGACGCAGTCCTCGTCGACCAGGATCGCAAACGTGTCTACGTGCTCACCTATGAGAGCGAGACGTTTACAGAGCTCGATCCAGTGAGTGGCGCCATCTCGAAGGTCCCTGCCGGTGCTCTGCATCTTTGGGGACATGCGAGGCAGGGCAAGAAGCTCTACATAGCGCACATTCAGGACTCCGATATTGCTGCGATTGACCTTGAGACCCACGCGGTCAGAAACATCCACACCGGCGCTATGCCATGTGCTCTTGCGCTGGACGCAGACTCTGGCCAGATCTATGTCGCCAACTATGCTGACGGTACCGTGACTGTTCTGAAGAACGAATTGCCCGTCGCCACAATCAAGGTTGCGGCGCATCCTCAGGCGCTCACGCTCGACGCGGCGAAGGGACTGCTCTATGTCGCGAGCCCCCAGGAGAATCTTGTTACCGTGATTGAAATGCGGTCTCGCAAAGTTGTCCGCCGGGTTAAGGTTCCCGTACAGCCTTACGCCGTCGCGGTTCATCCCATAACTCACATCGCCTATGCGGTTAGCCAGGGTAATGTGCCGTTCACAAAGATCGAGCCGTAACCCGTCTGCTGACAACGTTATGTCAGCAGGATACGATCATTGGATACTTCACCGCCATCAACTGCATCAAACGGCAGAGCGGTTAAGGCCGCGCACTCCGGGAAGGGAACCGCAACCGCCGATGACCGCTGCCGCCGCTTCGTTGCCTCTATATCTTGAGCCGGAAGTTGCACCTTCCCTTCACGCGGTGGCAGAAGAGGCGCGCACAGGGCTTGCGGCAGATCCAAAGATGCTCTCGCCGTGGCTCTTTTACGATGAGTTGGGATCGGGCCTCTTCGAGCAGATCACCGAGCTGCCGGAGTACTACCTGACGCGCACAGAGCGCGCTCTCTTCAGCGCCCATGCCGATGACATCATCGAGTGCGCCTCCGTGCAGGCCGGAAGCAGTGCCGCGCCCATGCTCACCATCATTGAACTGGGTGCTGGAACAGCGACCAAGACCGGAATACTGCTTCGGGCGGCGGTCAGGCGCCAGCATAGCATCGTGTATCAGCCGGTAGACGTCTCGCAGTCGGCGCTCGCGGCGGCGAAGGAGAACATCCGCGCCAACATTCCAGGGGTAACCGTTCGATGTCAGGTCGCGGACTACACCTCGCAGCCGCTTCCGCTTAACCGTTTACCCAACACACGAACGCTCGCGCTCTACATCGGATCGAGCATCGGCAACTTCTCTCCTCAACAGGCGCGCGATGTCCTCCGCAATCTCCGCTCGCAGTTGCTTCCCGGCGACAAGCTCCTGCTCGGGACCGACCTCGTTCCTGCAACTGCGTCGAAGACCGTAGCCATGCTCGAAGCTGCCTATGATGACCGCGCTGGAGTTACGGCTGCATTCAACAGGAATGTGCTGCATCGTCTCAATCGCGAGCTTGGAGCCAACTTCCGCCCTGCGTGTTTCGACCACAAAGCCACCTGGAATGCCGCTGAATCCCGCATCGAGATGCACCTCGTCGCCCGTCATGGACAGCGCGTCCACATCCCGGCCAACAGTGCGGGCCCGGCGATGGACGTCATCTTCGACGAGGGAGAGAGCATCCACACCGAGAACAGCTACAAGTTCACCTCTGCGCGCATCGAAGGCCTGCTCAACTCCGCCGGCTTCATGCTCGAAAAAGACTGGCAGGATTCGCAGCATCTCTTTGCCGTCAACCTTGCAACGGCTGTCTAGAAGCGGTTTCCCAGATGCGATAGATCAATAAAAAGGTCGTCATTCTGAGCGAAGCGAAGAATCCCTGTATTTCGTCTTTGCTTTTGCTGTTGGCTGCTTGAGTCACGCCGGACGACGCCACTCGCCGCTCTTGCCGCCGCTTTTGCTCACCAGCTCAACCTCGCGTATGCGAATGCCCTTGTCGAGTGCCTTCGTCATGTCGTAGACCGTCAGCGCGGCCACCGATGCGGCGACCATCGCCTCCATCTCCACACCGGTGCCTGCTACAGTTGCGGCCGTCGCTTCAATGGCGACACCGCCGTCTGCAACGCGCGCATCGACATCGACAAAGCTCAACGCCAGCGGATGGCACATGGGGATCAACGTCGAAGTTTGCTTGGCCGCCTGTATTCCAGCAAACCGTGCCACCTCCAGCGGATTGCCCTTCGGGTTCTTCGGCAGCGCAGCAAGGGCCTCGGCGGTGAGTTCCACAAAAGCGCGTGCCTTCGCCTCGCGCCGTGTCGCAGGCTTCGCGCTCACATCCACCATGTGCGCCTGTCCCTCATCGTCATAGTGCGACAGCTTCGTCAATGTCGTCTCCACGCTCGTACATTCTCACATCAAGGTTATTTCAACAGAACCGTAACGATATCGCCGGCGCGGAACCGCTCCGTTCCCGGCGGCAGCACGGCATAACAGTTGGCGCGCGCATTCGCCGCCATGTCCCCGGAGCCCTGCCACACCACCAGGCGCACCTCGGGGCGAATGCGGTTCGAGTCGAGCCGCGCAGGCAATACGCGCGTCAGCCCTGTCCGTCCGTCTACATCATTCGCCAGCGTGGCCTGTGCAAAACGCGGACCCTCCGGCGCCGCTCCACGCATCGCGTGCAGCAGCGGTTCGACAAAACACGCAAAGGTCACCTGCGTCGATACGGGGTTTCCAGGAAGCCCGAAGAAGGGAAGCGCGGCCCTGCCGTCACGCATGGGTAGCCATCCGAAGACCAACGGCTTGCCCGGCTGCATTTTCACGCCGGTAAACAAAAACTCCGCTCCCAGCGACAGCAACACCTCTTCCACCAGGTCGTACTCTCCCATGGAGACGCCGCCCGACAACAGCAGCATCTCCGCATCGCACGCCTGAAGAATTCGCGCCTTCAGCTCTTCTCGACGGTCGGGAGCGACCGGAAGCCGCCGGGCCTCTCCTCCTGTCGCTGTCACCAGTGCCGCGAGCCCATAGCTGTTCGAATTTCGTATCTGCACAGGACCCGGTGTCTCCGTTACGTCCACCAGCTCGTCTCCCGTGGCAATGATAGAGACCCTCGGCCGCGCAGACACCTTGACCGTAACCGCACCGCAAGCGGCCGCCAACGCAATTGCTGCTCCGTCCATCTGCGTTCCCGCTGGCAACACCAGATCGCCTGCGCGGGCCTCGCTGCCTTGCGGCACGACGTTCTCTCCTGCTGTAATCGTTCGCCCTGACGTCAACTGAACTGCCAGCCTCCCCTCATGGCTGCTTCGTTCTACGTGCTCGACCATCACCACGGCATCGGCACCCTCAGGTACGGGAGCGCCGGTCATCGTCTCAACCGCTTCGCCTGGCTTCAGAGCAGTGCTCCACCGCTCGCCTGCCCGCACCTGCCCCACAACCGTGAGCCACGCATCGGAGAGAGTGTCTGCGGTATGAACGGCAAATCCGTCGCGAGTCGATCGGTTGAACGGAGGCTGATCGCGGTCGGCCCGCACCGGGTCGGCAAGCACCCGACCCAGCGAATCAGACAGCGCCACAGCTTCTGCCGGTCTTTGAGGAAGACGCCCCGCCTGCTCCAGAACAATGCCGAGCGCTGCGTCGAACTCCACAATGCGTTCTTCCGTCTTAGCCGTAGAGCGAATCTCGCTCGATCTCATCTGGCTGCCTTTCGCATAAAACAGAAGGCCTCGGCACATTGCCGAGGCCCTCCTGGTTCAGTTCGTTCCAGCGCCTTACTTCTTGGTTCGGCCGGCTTTGTAGCTGGACTTCACTTCCGCGCCGATGCCCGTCAGGATGCCCTTGACCTCGTCCACGCGCGCCTGCTCATTGGGTGGCGCAAGCTCGATGAACTGCTGGTAGGCCTCCACGCATCCCGGAGGAGCCACAATCTTCTGTGTCTTCGGATCGACCGAGGCCTTCGGGATCAGCGACTGGCCCTTGATGTAGTACGCATCGGCGCGCTTTGGATCGGCGGCGATCGCTTTGTCTGCGGCCGCGGCTGCATCGTCCAGCTTGCCTGCGTTGTACAGGGTTGCCGCTTCGTTGTAGTAGTACATGCCCGCATTGGCAGGAAGTGCCTTTGCCGCTTGCTCATAGGCGTCGGATGCGCCCTTGCCGTCGCCGCTCTTCGCCAGTGCCTGGCCAAGCTGGTTGTACGCGGCGGCAGCCGTCTCTACGCTGGGCTTCTTTGAAGCGGCGTTCGCATCGATGGCCTTCTTGTACGAAGCCGCCGCGTCGGCAAACTTCGCCTGGACAGAGGGGTCGGCCGGCTTGCCGGCTGCCTTTGCCGCTTTTGCCGCAGCGTCTGCCGAGCCAAGCTCAGCGTCGCCCAGCGCCACCCACAGGATGCCCTCATCCGGCTTTGCAGCGGTTGCCTGTTGCATCGCTGTAATGGCCGGCTCGAAGTTGCCCGCCTTCGTATCCGCGCGCGCCTGCGTCAGCAGAGTATTCAGGTTGGCGATCTTTGCGTTGGCAGCGGTCACGTCGGCGTTCTTCTTCTTGAACTCCTCCAGCTGCTTCTTCTCCTCGGGAGTCATCTTGTCGAGATACTCCTTGCGGGTCATGTCGAAGTTCAGCAGGTGGTCTTCGCCGGCGGTGAAGGTCACGTTGTCGATATAGTCGATGCTCTTGTCGTCCTGGAAGACAACCGCCAGATAGCTGCCCGGGGCGATCCCTGTGCCCTTGAAGTTGCCGGACGCGTCGATCTCGAAGGTGTTGGTGTACTTGCGGCTCTTCTCCTCCGAGGCACGGTCCTGCGTCAGCTTCACCTCGCCCTTGGGCAGCGGAGCTCCAATTGCGTTATTGACATGGCCATGAACGCTTGCCGGAGCAGGCTGCGCCCATCCCGTTTGCGCGGACAGCGCAACGACCACAGCAAGAGCGGCTCCAAGTCCCGCGCTCCATCTTCTTCCGATACGATTGATCACTTCCGTTCTCCTGGTTTCAGATCTCTTCCGGCCCTCAAGAGGCCTTGCTCTTCAAATACAAACTTCTCGGCGGCAAAATCCGCTACCGTTTGGATGCAGACTTCGGGTCCGCGTACGGTATCGGGTCGATGCTTCCTGCTTCGCGAAAGGCGCGCAGACGCAGAACGCAGCTTTCGCAGACGCCACAAGCCTCGCGCTCACCGGAATAGCATGACCAACTTACATGGAATGGAGCGCCAAGTTCAACTCCCATGCGCACGATCTCGCTCTTTTTGAGGTGGATAAGTGGTGTCTCTACACGAATATCGCCCTCTTTCGTCCCCTGGCGGATCAGGGCATTGAAGGCGTCGTAGTACGCCGGCCGGCAGTCCGGGTAACCGGAGCTGTCCTGCTCCACGGCCCCGATAAACACCCGCTTCGCCCTCACAACCTCGGCCCAGCTTACCGCCGCCGAAAGAAAGTGCGCATTGCGAAACGGGACATAAGTCACTGGAATCGCCGTGCCAATCGACGCCTCTTCCACAGGGGCATCCGGAACGGCAATCGTCGCGTCGGTCAGCGCCGAGCCGCCAATCCTGCGGAACAAGTCCATCTTCAGCGGCAGAAATTCCTTGACTCCGGTCAGACGGGCGATCTCTGTCGCCGAGGCCAGTTCTCGTGCCTCGGTCCGCTGCCCGTAGCTGAAGTGCAGAGCGTACACGTCATAATCCCGCGCAGCCAGAGAAGCGCACACCGTTGAATCCATTCCACCCGAAAGACACAGGACTGCCCTCGGTCTGTCTGTCGTCTCAGCTGCCATGCTCTTCATCCGTCGTCTCGGGTAAGGCCTCGCCGTCGGCGGAGGTATCCAGCAGTTTGCGCGCCGCCTCCTCGTCCTTCTTGTGCACCATCAGACGCGCGCGAAAGGCCGGTGCCAGCAGGTTGTTGGCATTTTCGCCGTGCAGGAAGCACTCAAGGCTCGCCGACTCCAGCACGCCCTTGGCCATCTGGGCCTCTGTTGGGACAATGTAGCGGGCGATCATCACATACTGCTCCGGGTCGAACTCTCTGTCATTCTTCTCGTCTGCCATCTCAACCTCACTTCGTCTCGTACGATTGCAACTTTGCCGTGATGGTGCCCCAGAACAGGCTCGCACGCACCTGCACCGGCATATGCCGCGCATCGTCCGTATACCAGATCCATATCTTGCCGCGGTTCTTTACGATACCTTCGTCTGCCGTAGGTTGCACTCTGATGGTCTGGAAGGTGCCCGCCGGGGTCTTGACCTCTTCCTTCGCCTCCACCTTCATCGTCACGGTTACCGTGCGCATCGAGTCGGCCAAAGGAAACCGGAAGTTCTGCCCTACCGTCAACGGCTGCGAGCCAACGTAAAAGATGGCGGACATCGAGTCGGTGACGCACGCCGGAATCGATGCCGTAAGCTGCTTCGACGTGCCTTTCACCAGGTTGCGCTCCACCAGCGTCTGCTTGCCGTCCTTGTAGTTGAAGCTCAGGTCGCTGGAGATCTTCCGCCTGCCCTCCTGCGTCTGCTTCGAAAACCCCGTCGAGCATCCCGTCTTCGTGTCGAACCCCGACTGAAAGCGGTCGATCACCGGGAAGAGCATCGTGACGGCGCCAACCGTATCCGCCGTCGCCGTAATCTTCTGGACCGTGCCCTGCTGTTCGATCTGGAATGTGGCGAGCGCTGCGGTAAACACCCTCCAGTCGACCGTGAACGTCAGCGTTTGTTTTGTGGGAAAGCTGTAGTTGGCAGGAGGGGCCTCGAGCGTAGGAATGACGACCGACGGCGCGGGAGGGAAGAGCCTGTCCTTGATGGAGTCCTTCAGTGATTCCTTGCCCGGTTCTTTGCCCGGCTGCGTCTGCGCACACGCACACGTCAACGCTGCAAACAGTAAGAGTAAAAAGACCGTGGGTCGCTTTGCCAGGGGACAGATCGCTCCGTTTCAGGATTGAGGACGGCGTCCTGGCCTATCGCCGGAGAAACAGCAGACGCGCTGCCAGCGCTCCGTAGATGGCGATGGCACCCATAAGAGCATTGTACTCGCGGTGATGCAGGTATCGCTCGCGCGAAAACCTCCCCGGGGGCAGATCGCTCTTCGCCGCCGTCAAGCGCGGCAACAGGCGCGGCACCTGGGCCGCATACGCATCGAACCCCGCAAAGTGCTCGCGCAGAAAGGTTTCCTCCGACCGGATCGTCGGTAGGTAAATCCCCAGAAAAAGGGCCGCCAACGCCACAAGGATCACCCAGCTTCCCGAAGCCCACGCAAACCCGAACGCGATCATCATCGACCCCAGGTACAGAGGATTCCGCGTATACGCATATGGCCCCGTCCGTGTCAGCTCGGCGTTCTTCTTCACGTACCCGGCAGCGTAAGCCCGCAGCCATACTCCGGGCACGACCAGCACCAGGCTCAGCAGCATCGTCTGCCACGTAGGACGCGCCAGCCACAGAAACACCGCCGCAAACACGAAGCCCAGCGGAACGCGTATGCGCCGGGCGATTCGCTGCCATCTCGTTCGTTCACTCACTCATCTACCTTACCCTGTCAGCGCCAGACGTGCCCTTCAGCAGATCGAGTGCCGCCGCGACAACCTCATCCACAGTGATCGCCAGCAGTCCCACCTCCGGCTCCGCCAGCCGCCTGTGGTCGCGGCGCTCGCCGCCATGCCGCAGCACCCGCGACTCCGTGCCGTACGGCCCATTGCGAGCGGGATCGGTCGGGCCGAACAGCGCCACCACAGGTCTCTCCAGTGCAGCCGCCAGATGCAGCGGTCCAGTGTCCCCAGCGATCACCAGGTCTACCCGTCGCGTGAGGGCGATAAGCTCCGCCATGCCGCACGGGAGTACCGTTGCGTGTCCACCGCTGGCCCGCACCACCTCATTGGCCAGCGCATCCTCGGCCGAGTAGGCATTCACCAGCGCCCGGTATCCCGCCTCAGCCAGTATGGCCGCCACCGCGCCATATCGCTCTGCTGGCCACTGCTTCGCGCCCCACCCGGCGCCCGGAGCGATAAGTACCAGGCCTCGTGCGCCTTGCATCCCGTGCAGGCGCGTCCTGCATGACTCCTCCGCGAGTGAGTCGACGGGAAGCTCAATCTTTGCCGGACGAACCAGCTCGCCCACGGCTGCGCCCACAATCTCGCACCCCTGTTCGACGACATGCGCCGCATGTGTC
This window contains:
- a CDS encoding glycosyl transferase encodes the protein MGDVLHAMPAVAALRAAHPEWFIGWVIEPRWLPLLQAAGTPAGRGTARPLVDETYLAATREWKKRPLAAKTLGDIAGLRRRLRSERFDLCIDMQGSIRSAVIGHMANAGMFTGPEHPREGPARWLYRQRVQTHAAHVVEQGCEIVGAAVGELVRPAKIELPVDSLAEESCRTRLHGMQGARGLVLIAPGAGWGAKQWPAERYGAVAAILAEAGYRALVNAYSAEDALANEVVRASGGHATVLPCGMAELIALTRRVDLVIAGDTGPLHLAAALERPVVALFGPTDPARNGPYGTESRVLRHGGERRDHRRLAEPEVGLLAITVDEVVAAALDLLKGTSGADRVR
- a CDS encoding isoprenylcysteine carboxylmethyltransferase family protein — encoded protein: MSERTRWQRIARRIRVPLGFVFAAVFLWLARPTWQTMLLSLVLVVPGVWLRAYAAGYVKKNAELTRTGPYAYTRNPLYLGSMMIAFGFAWASGSWVILVALAALFLGIYLPTIRSEETFLREHFAGFDAYAAQVPRLLPRLTAAKSDLPPGRFSRERYLHHREYNALMGAIAIYGALAARLLFLRR
- a CDS encoding DUF3108 domain-containing protein: MKDSIKDRLFPPAPSVVIPTLEAPPANYSFPTKQTLTFTVDWRVFTAALATFQIEQQGTVQKITATADTVGAVTMLFPVIDRFQSGFDTKTGCSTGFSKQTQEGRRKISSDLSFNYKDGKQTLVERNLVKGTSKQLTASIPACVTDSMSAIFYVGSQPLTVGQNFRFPLADSMRTVTVTMKVEAKEEVKTPAGTFQTIRVQPTADEGIVKNRGKIWIWYTDDARHMPVQVRASLFWGTITAKLQSYETK